Part of the Sulfurihydrogenibium sp. genome, TAAGTCCCTCGCGTCTGCCAGTTCCGCCACTTTCCCTTTCAGATTGTGAAAATATAATATATCATATTTTTTAATCTTATGCAAGTTTTTTTAGAGTGTTCTAAAATTTTTTAAGTTGTAGAATGTATATGTAAATATAACTTTACCCTTGCTTGTCATCCTGAGGACTTTAGTCCGAAGGATCTCCTCTTCTAATAAAGGTGAAAAAGTGAGTAAGTGAATAAGTGAGAGGTAAGAAAGGAAAAAGATTTTTCGCTTACGCTCAGAATGACTATCAAAAAGGTTAATTGATTTTTAGACTTAGTCAAAATTTGGAACACCTTCAATGTTTTTTTATTTGGAGATTGAGATGATAAACTTCAAGCCTGTGCAAATACAAAATGAAGTTATAACAATATTAAAAAATCTTGGAAGCTCTATATCTTTGAAAGCTGGTGAAAATGTTAGTGCTGAAGTTGTTGATGTCCTGCCTTCCGGTGCAGCTGTCCTCAGAATAAAAAACGGTTATATAACAGTCAATACAGAAATTCCCTTAAGTAAAGACAATCAGTTGTTACTTAAAGTTCTTCCTCCAAAGGATGACAAACTTCAATTTCAATTAATTTTAGTTTCTGACAAAAAACCTGTTAACGAAGTCTTCTTAAAAGAAATTCCTATAGAGTTAGCATTAAAAAATTTAGATAATCTTCCAGAAAATATCAAATCTCAATTTATTCAAAATTTAATTAACAACATAATAAAGCTTGAAGAAAATAGGCTTAACTTACCGGTTAAAGATGTATATCAAATTGATGAAAAGATGATAAAAGAGGCAATACAAAACTCTGGCAGTTTTTTTGAAAATAAGCTGGCTACACTGGTTAATCAAATTGAAAATTTAAAACAGATGGACTTGCAAGCTTATAAAGAAATTTTTGACGGTAAAAGGAATATATTAGAGAATATAGACAAGATGATTTTAGAAAATGATCAGCTAAGAGAATCTTTGGAAAGTTTAAAGAAGGATTTACATTCTGGCGTTGAAGTAAAGGATGATATATTAAAGCAATTGAATTTGCAAACTTTCAAGGATGTGTTAACTATAAAAGAGCATGTTTTAGAAAAAGTAGAAAAACTTATTTCGGAAAGGCAACAATTGAAAGAAGTTTTAGAAAGTATAAAAAATAGTTTGGAGTCTATCTACTCAGATGCAAAAGTTAATATAAAAGATGAAAATGTAAACAGCTTGATAAAAAGTTATCAACAACTAAGTTTATTATCTGATAGCATTTTTGGAGTTTTTCCTTTTGTGTTAAATGGTATTAAAATCTCTAAGTATGAAATTAAAAAGAAATTCAATGAAAATGGAAATATAATTTATTTTAAAGGTGATATAGAATTTAACGATGATACTTTTGTATCCTATATAATTGCTAAGTTTTACGACGGTTATTATATTACGATTAAGAGCAATGATAAAAATCTTGTTGAAAATCTAAAAGAACTTAAAAAAATAGCTATAGAAAGGTTAAAGGGTAGTAATATAAACGTGGTGAGCTTTGATGTCTATGGATAAGAAAAAAGCGGTAGCTTTGAAATATGAAAGGTATAAAGATTCTGCTCCAAAGGTTGTAGCTAAAGGTAAAGGTGTAATAGCAGAAAAAATTATAGAGGTAGCAAAACAACACGGAGTTTATCTTAAAGAAGACCCGACGTTAGTTGAGGTTTTGTCGGGTCTTGAGCTTTATGAAGAAATTCCTGAAGAGCTTTATAAAGTAGTTGCTGAAATTTTTGTATTAATCTACCAAGCTAAACAGAAACGTTAAATTCTCTCAACACATCATTCAAAGAAGTTTTTTTATCTGTTGACTCTTTTCTTTTTCCGATGATTAAAGCACATTGTACTCCATACTCACCAGCCGGGAATTTCTTTGTAATTGTTCCTGGTACTACAACGCTTCTGGCAGG contains:
- a CDS encoding EscU/YscU/HrcU family type III secretion system export apparatus switch protein, with the translated sequence MSMDKKKAVALKYERYKDSAPKVVAKGKGVIAEKIIEVAKQHGVYLKEDPTLVEVLSGLELYEEIPEELYKVVAEIFVLIYQAKQKR